In the Sarcophilus harrisii chromosome 3, mSarHar1.11, whole genome shotgun sequence genome, one interval contains:
- the DFFA gene encoding LOW QUALITY PROTEIN: DNA fragmentation factor subunit alpha (The sequence of the model RefSeq protein was modified relative to this genomic sequence to represent the inferred CDS: inserted 1 base in 1 codon): protein MDFSEETTGALKPCLLRRNRSRDHHGAAASSLEELKSKARDILAIDKSLEPITLVLAEDGTIVDDEDYFLCLPDNTKFVALACNETWTYSNTDGGTAWLSQESLGRADSKGQGGKPRQLKGDLSSIILLAEEDLQRLPAPCSDLAGASQTLEXRDLQNTLQQVLDHREEARQSQQLLQLYLQALEKEGRPCQGEASWGRWHPGSACRRWESGGVRTVGTQQGDCTHWVPDPLPRKQHGSGTFRQKLGQREGPPTDFSSPLLLQLVIKEHPEALAQALSWNPKKAEEVQRACEEQLALRLQQVQSLNALHSLSARKNSLTEEPVSLKRAK, encoded by the exons ATGGACTTTTCGGAGGAGACTACGGGCGCTTTGAAGCCCTGCCTGCTGCGGCGCAACCGGAGCCGGGACCACCACGGCGCGGCGGCCTCCTCGCTGGAGGAGCTGAAGAGCAAGG CTCGTGACATCCTGGCCATCGACAAGTCCCTGGAGCCAATCACTCTGGTTCTGGCAGAGGACGGCACAATTGTGGATGATGAAGACTACTTCCTGTGTTTACCCGACAACACCAAGTTCGTAGCGCTCGCCTGCAATGAGACGTGGACATACAGCAATACAG ACGGGGGCACGGCGTGGCTCTCCCAGGAGTCCTTGGGCAGGGCGGACAGCAAAGGACAAGGTGGGAAACCCCGGCAGCTCAAAGGCGATCTCTCCAGCATCATCCTCCTGGCTGAGGAAGATCTCCAG CGCCTCCCCGCGCCCTGCTCAGACTTGGCTGGGGCCTCCCAAACCCTTG ACCGGGACCTCCAGAACACCCTGCAGCAGGTGCTGGACCACAGGGAGGAAGCACGCCAGTCCCAGCAGCTGCTGCAGCTCTATCTCCAGGCCTTGGAGAAGGAGGGGCGGCCCTGTCAAGGGGAAG CCTCATGGGGGAGATGGCATCCGGGGAGTGCGTGTCGGCGCTGGGAGTCCGGAGGGGTCAGGACTGTGGGGACTCAGCAGGGGGACTGCACGCACTGGGTGCCTGATCCCCTCCCCAGGAAGCAGCATGGCTCAGGGACCTTCCGGCAGAAGCTGGGCCAGCGGGAGGGGCCGCCCACTGacttctcctccccccttttgCTGCAGCTGGTGATCAAGGAGCACCCGGAGGCTCTGGCCCAAGCTTTGAGCTGGAACCCCAAGAAGGCCGAGGAGGTCCAAAGAGCCTGTGAGGAGCAGCTCGCCCTGCGCCTGCAGCAGGTCCAGAGCCTCAACGCCCTGCACAGTCTCTCCGCCAGAAAGAACTCTCTGACCGAAGAGCCTGTGAGCCTGAAACGGGCCAAGTGA